The following are encoded together in the Brassica napus cultivar Da-Ae chromosome A9, Da-Ae, whole genome shotgun sequence genome:
- the LOC106416072 gene encoding probable inactive patatin-like protein 9: MDLSKVTLDIFTKLEQKWLSPRKTRILSIDGGGTTAIVAGASILHLEDQIRLQTGDPHAQISDFFDIVAGTGIGGILAALLVADDGSGKPMFTARDAVRFISEKNSELFEIRHTGVFRRSRRYSAGSMDRALEAAFRREDGKVLTMKDTCKPLLVPCYDLRSSAPFVFSRAGASESPSFDFELWKVCRATSATPSLFKPVNVVSVDGKTSCLAVDGGLVMNNPSAAAVTHVLHNKRDFPSVNGVDDLLVLSLGNGSSSSLGGKLRRNGDCSTSCVVDIVTDGVSDTVDQMLGNAFCWNRTDYVRIQVSGLTRGGEGIVGPRKTAEELLKERGVETAPFGGKRLLSETNGERIESFVQRLVASGKSTSLPPSPCKESAVNPLADGR, from the exons ATGGATCTCAGCAAGGTTACTCTTGACATTTTCACTAAGCTTGAACAGAAATGGCTCTCCCCCAGGAAGACCCGCATCCTTAGCATCGACGGTGGTGGTACCACCGCCATTGTCGCCGGAGCTTCTATCCTCCACCTCGAAGACCAGATCCGCCTCCAGACCGGTGATCCTCACGCTCAGATCTCCGATTTCTTCGACATTGTCGCCGGCACCGGCATCGGAGGCATTCTCGCCGCCCTTCTCGTCGCCGACGACGGCTCCGGGAAGCCAATGTTCACCGCCAGAGACGCTGTTAGGTTTATCTCCGAGAAGAACTCCGAGCTCTTCGAGATCAGGCACACCGGAGTCTTCAGGAGAAGCCGGAGATACTCCGCCGGCAGCATGGACAGGGCTCTGGAGGCGGCGTTTCGGAGGGAGGACGGCAAGGTGCTGACTATGAAGGACACGTGTAAGCCTCTCCTCGTTCCTTGCTACGACCTCAGATCCTCCGCGCCTTTCGTTTTCTCACGCGCCGGCGCCTCGGAGTCTCCGAGCTTCGACTTTGAGCTTTGGAAAGTCTGCCGCGCCACGTCGGCGACTCCTAGCTTGTTCAAGCCGGTCAATGTGGTGTCGGTGGACGGGAAGACCTCTTGCTTGGCGGTTGACGGCGGTCTGGTGATGAACAATCCAAGCGCAGCCGCCGTCACGCATGTTCTACACAACAAACGAGATTTTCCGTCGGTTAACGGCGTCGATGACTTGCTCGTCCTGTCGTTAGGAAACGGTTCGTCCTCCTCTCTTGGAGGGAAACTCAGGCGTAACGGAGACTGTTCCACGTCATGCGTCGTGGACATTGTGACTGACGGGGTTTCCGATACAGTCGACCAGATGCTAGGGAACGCTTTCTGTTGGAACCGTACGGACTACGTTAGAATCCAG GTGAGCGGTTTAACGAGGGGCGGAGAGGGGATTGTGGGGCCGAGAAAAACGGCGGAGGAGTTGTTGAAAGAGAGAGGTGTTGAAACGGCGCCGTTCGGAGGGAAACGGTTGTTATCGGAAACAAACGGAGAAAGAATCGAGAGTTTTGTGCAACGCCTTGTTGCCTCAGGAAAGTCTACAAGTCTCCCTCCAAGTCCCTGTAAGGAATCTGCCGTTAATCCTCTCGCTGACGGCCGTTAA